From the Gemmatimonadota bacterium genome, one window contains:
- a CDS encoding SRPBCC family protein — MHAPKAVVELPNDTTVEVTRSFNAPRELVYEAYTTPALMKRWLVGAPGWTMPICEMDVRPGGTFRWRWRSDEEGTEFGFHGTFREVEAPARLVHTETYDPGSIGGSMGGEALITLTFTEAGGVTTLAMTIAYDSKESRDMALSTGMTDGMEMSYQQLDALLAERV, encoded by the coding sequence ATGCACGCCCCGAAGGCAGTGGTGGAGCTTCCCAACGACACCACCGTCGAGGTCACGCGTTCGTTCAACGCACCGCGCGAACTGGTCTACGAAGCGTACACGACCCCCGCGCTGATGAAGCGCTGGTTGGTGGGCGCACCCGGTTGGACCATGCCGATCTGTGAGATGGACGTCCGCCCGGGTGGGACGTTCCGTTGGCGATGGCGCTCCGACGAAGAGGGGACGGAGTTCGGGTTCCACGGCACCTTTCGCGAGGTGGAGGCGCCCGCGCGGCTCGTGCACACGGAGACGTACGACCCGGGCTCGATCGGGGGCAGCATGGGGGGCGAGGCGTTGATCACGCTCACCTTCACCGAGGCCGGCGGCGTCACGACCCTCGCGATGACCATCGCCTACGACTCGAAGGAATCGCGCGACATGGCGCTCTCCACCGGCATGACGGACGGGATGGAGATGAGCTACCAGCAGCTGGACGCGTTGCTGGCCGAGCGCGTCTGA
- a CDS encoding VOC family protein codes for MSRITPFLWFDAPLDQVADYYRAIFPDFSVIALNPMTATFDIAGQRLHALNGGPKYPFTPAVSFMIDCEDQADVDRYWDALTAGGGAESMCGWLTDRYGLSWQVIPKALGRYLGDPDRAKAERVTRAMLAMRKIDVAALDRAADAA; via the coding sequence ATGTCCCGCATCACACCGTTCCTCTGGTTCGACGCGCCGCTGGACCAGGTGGCTGACTACTACCGCGCCATCTTCCCGGACTTCAGCGTGATCGCGCTGAATCCCATGACGGCCACGTTCGACATCGCCGGACAGCGGCTGCACGCGCTCAACGGCGGGCCGAAGTATCCGTTCACCCCCGCCGTGTCCTTCATGATCGACTGCGAGGATCAGGCGGACGTGGATCGCTACTGGGATGCGCTCACGGCCGGCGGCGGCGCCGAGAGCATGTGCGGATGGCTCACCGACCGGTACGGGCTGTCCTGGCAGGTGATCCCCAAGGCCCTGGGTCGCTATCTCGGCGACCCCGATCGCGCGAAGGCCGAGCGCGTGACCCGGGCCATGCTGGCGATGCGCAAGATCGATGTCGCCGCCCTCGACCGGGCCGCCGACGCGGCCTGA
- a CDS encoding metalloregulator ArsR/SmtB family transcription factor, with protein sequence MDFSEQLDATFFALSDPTRRGILARLAEGEASVGELAAPFDLSQPAISKHLKVLERAGLVSVGLEGQRRPRRLEPAPLDAATEWIERYRAIWESHFQRLDALLEELKARRTPSGGSTRDAGPG encoded by the coding sequence GTGGACTTCAGCGAACAACTGGACGCGACCTTCTTCGCACTCTCCGATCCCACGCGGCGCGGCATCCTGGCCCGCCTGGCGGAAGGAGAGGCGAGCGTGGGGGAGCTGGCGGCGCCGTTCGATCTGAGCCAGCCCGCGATCTCGAAGCACCTGAAGGTGCTGGAGCGCGCCGGCCTGGTCTCCGTGGGGCTGGAGGGCCAGCGCCGCCCGCGGCGACTGGAGCCTGCGCCCCTGGACGCGGCCACGGAATGGATCGAGCGCTACCGGGCCATCTGGGAGAGCCACTTCCAGCGTCTCGATGCGCTGCTGGAGGAGCTGAAGGCGCGCCGCACGCCGTCCGGCGGCAGCACGCGGGACGCCGGTCCTGGATGA
- a CDS encoding alpha/beta hydrolase-fold protein, producing the protein MRSLAVSLLVLLVGSPLTAQSRFQRAVQIGQVDSVRSAILDETRPYLVYTPPSYGDTTVTPQRYPVLYLLDGDAHFHSVSGLVQILGTGVNGTYVVPEMIVVAIPNTDRTRDLTPTHTTRAFDGTENAGFASSGGGPAFLRFLTQELIPQVESRYRTLPYRVFVGHSLGGITTLNALYTMPDAFDAYVAIDPSLWWDDRALLKQARPFFESARLEGKALYVAQANTINPADTARNLHFESITRFHAVLDAYDRSGVRYAFRYYDQDDHGSVPLIAEYDALRFIFDGYAVPLARVLDEPALLTRHFEAVRARLGAPFEPSEPMLRLLAQVALSQDTAKALELGEMRAQRYPESAGALEFLGDVQAARGDTVRARRYYDESLARKARPEVRDKRDKLAPGTRR; encoded by the coding sequence ATGCGCTCGCTGGCCGTCTCCCTCCTGGTTCTCCTCGTCGGCAGCCCGCTCACCGCCCAGTCGCGCTTCCAGCGGGCCGTCCAGATCGGTCAGGTGGACTCGGTCCGGTCCGCGATCCTGGACGAGACGCGGCCCTATCTGGTCTACACGCCGCCGTCGTACGGCGACACGACCGTGACGCCGCAGCGGTATCCCGTCCTGTACCTGCTCGATGGCGACGCCCACTTCCATTCCGTGAGCGGTCTGGTCCAGATCCTGGGAACCGGCGTGAACGGCACCTACGTGGTGCCCGAGATGATCGTCGTCGCCATCCCCAACACGGATCGCACGCGTGATCTGACGCCCACGCACACCACACGCGCGTTCGACGGAACCGAGAACGCCGGGTTCGCGTCCAGCGGCGGGGGGCCGGCGTTCCTGCGCTTCCTGACCCAGGAGCTGATCCCGCAGGTGGAGTCCCGCTATCGGACGCTGCCGTACCGGGTCTTCGTGGGACACTCGCTCGGGGGGATCACCACGCTGAACGCGCTCTACACGATGCCGGACGCGTTCGACGCCTACGTGGCCATCGACCCCAGCCTGTGGTGGGACGACCGGGCTCTGCTGAAGCAGGCCCGCCCGTTCTTCGAATCCGCGCGTCTGGAGGGGAAGGCGCTGTACGTGGCGCAGGCCAACACCATCAATCCGGCCGACACCGCGCGCAATCTGCATTTCGAGTCCATCACGCGCTTCCATGCCGTCCTGGACGCGTACGACCGGAGCGGCGTGCGGTATGCGTTCCGGTACTACGACCAGGACGACCACGGCTCGGTGCCCCTCATCGCGGAATACGACGCCTTGCGCTTCATCTTCGACGGATACGCCGTGCCGCTGGCGCGCGTCCTGGATGAGCCCGCGTTGCTGACACGCCACTTCGAGGCGGTCCGGGCCCGGTTGGGTGCGCCCTTCGAGCCGAGCGAGCCCATGCTGCGTCTGCTGGCGCAGGTGGCCCTGTCGCAGGATACGGCCAAGGCGCTGGAGCTGGGCGAGATGCGGGCGCAGCGGTATCCGGAGAGCGCGGGTGCGCTCGAGTTCCTGGGGGATGTGCAGGCGGCGCGCGGCGACACCGTGCGGGCGCGTCGCTACTACGACGAGTCCCTGGCTCGCAAGGCACGGCCGGAGGTACGCGACAAGCGGGACAAGCTCGCGCCCGGGACCCGTCGCTGA
- a CDS encoding serine protease has protein sequence MPRTSTARVWRRLSIALPWLALATGASGQDAARVYEQYATAVAKVELVEARSGAPSAVGTAFFVAPSLLLTNYHVVQELLFRPRAYALRLVPTDGVDAGAVRIVAIDPANDLAVLRVDRVHGSPLSLAPDSIPTGEVLYSIGHPADLRTAVVEGTYNGAVDAAAAALVHFSGSINPGMSGGPTVRATGEVVGINVSTAGNQLSFLIPARVARALLADLPTEEAPDLDAVKREGTRRLLAFQDAFFAPLVAAPLPTTRIGSASLPAGPDAAFDCSAEPHDLEDEPYEMIEYVCFTQDDMLLGPGGGYDLIYMEHMYLASETLNPVAFNALVSEWHSAVLEWEVPVNDDATRYRCERRTLDEGLAAQMVVIFCARAHLSHPGLLDLFVRSTLRGGNGEAVVSTLRSAAISWDNARGLTRRWLEGLQWMP, from the coding sequence ATGCCACGGACCTCGACGGCGCGCGTCTGGCGCCGGCTCTCGATCGCCCTGCCGTGGCTGGCGCTGGCCACCGGCGCGAGCGGCCAGGACGCCGCCCGTGTCTACGAGCAGTACGCCACGGCCGTGGCCAAGGTGGAGCTGGTCGAGGCGCGCAGCGGGGCCCCCTCGGCCGTGGGCACCGCCTTCTTCGTGGCGCCTTCCCTGCTCCTCACCAACTACCACGTCGTGCAGGAGCTGCTCTTCCGCCCTCGCGCCTACGCCCTGCGCCTGGTACCCACCGACGGCGTCGATGCGGGCGCGGTGCGGATCGTGGCGATCGATCCGGCGAACGATCTGGCCGTGCTGCGCGTCGACCGTGTGCACGGATCTCCGCTCTCGCTCGCGCCCGACTCCATTCCGACGGGCGAGGTGCTCTATTCGATCGGCCACCCCGCGGACCTGCGCACGGCCGTGGTGGAGGGCACCTACAACGGAGCGGTGGACGCCGCCGCGGCCGCGCTCGTCCACTTCAGCGGCTCCATCAACCCCGGCATGAGCGGCGGGCCGACCGTGCGCGCCACCGGTGAGGTGGTGGGGATCAACGTCTCCACCGCGGGCAACCAGCTGAGCTTCCTCATCCCTGCGCGGGTGGCGCGTGCGCTGCTGGCCGACCTGCCGACGGAGGAAGCGCCCGACCTCGATGCGGTCAAGCGCGAGGGGACGCGACGCCTGCTGGCGTTCCAGGACGCCTTCTTCGCGCCGCTGGTGGCGGCCCCACTGCCCACCACGCGGATCGGCTCCGCCTCCCTGCCCGCAGGCCCGGATGCCGCGTTCGACTGCTCGGCGGAGCCACACGATCTCGAGGACGAGCCCTATGAGATGATCGAGTACGTCTGCTTCACCCAGGACGACATGCTCCTGGGTCCCGGCGGCGGGTACGATCTGATCTACATGGAGCACATGTACCTCGCGTCGGAGACCCTGAATCCCGTGGCCTTCAACGCGCTCGTGTCCGAGTGGCACAGCGCGGTCCTGGAGTGGGAGGTGCCGGTCAACGACGACGCCACGCGCTACCGCTGCGAGCGCCGCACGCTCGACGAGGGTCTGGCCGCCCAGATGGTCGTCATCTTCTGCGCGCGGGCCCACCTCTCCCATCCGGGCCTGCTGGACCTGTTCGTCCGCTCGACCCTGCGGGGTGGGAACGGGGAGGCGGTCGTGTCCACGCTGCGCAGCGCCGCCATCTCCTGGGACAACGCGAGAGGACTCACCCGCCGCTGGCTGGAGGGCCTCCAGTGGATGCCCTGA
- a CDS encoding FHA domain-containing protein, giving the protein MDALTIVEVRDGKGVLTARVRVGAQTVRVGRAPDNDVVVEDEFVDAHHLEARLVQDGVWIRDLGSRNGTRVGGEDAGGVEVHAPFGAAVELGQTRLLFRAPHADVPETRALPVEEPRLFPYERWPAWPLWTGATLLITAGAWIAGYDRFGPAIAVGVLLAVGVLILLWVGLWAAGTRLLTGRSRFREHLAFSSVFTLVFLILDTPLGWLRFAVGSPLLDAGVGLGINSFLLWSVGIFGHVDIASRRSRAFKVGVATTAGVLAVLMSLAFQRADLGPSFDVQRGLSTLAPVPPSLTRTTSVEAFFADLEDLQAGVEEEAEEARREREDDASEDAGAEGAAGTRASGPAGP; this is encoded by the coding sequence GTGGATGCCCTGACGATCGTAGAGGTACGCGACGGGAAGGGCGTGCTCACGGCCCGCGTCCGGGTAGGCGCTCAGACGGTCCGCGTCGGGCGCGCGCCGGACAACGACGTGGTGGTGGAGGACGAGTTCGTCGATGCCCACCACCTGGAGGCGAGGCTCGTCCAGGACGGCGTGTGGATCCGCGACCTCGGGTCGAGGAACGGCACCCGCGTGGGAGGGGAGGACGCGGGAGGCGTGGAGGTCCACGCTCCCTTCGGCGCAGCCGTGGAGCTGGGCCAGACCCGTCTCCTCTTCCGGGCTCCCCACGCGGACGTGCCCGAGACCCGGGCGCTCCCGGTCGAGGAGCCGCGGCTCTTCCCCTATGAACGGTGGCCCGCATGGCCGCTGTGGACGGGCGCCACCCTCCTGATCACCGCAGGCGCGTGGATCGCCGGCTACGACCGCTTCGGGCCGGCCATCGCCGTGGGCGTCCTGCTGGCCGTCGGTGTGTTGATCCTGCTCTGGGTGGGCCTGTGGGCCGCGGGCACCCGCCTCCTCACCGGGCGCTCGCGCTTTCGCGAGCACCTGGCGTTCTCGTCCGTGTTCACGCTCGTCTTCCTCATCCTCGACACGCCACTCGGCTGGCTGCGCTTCGCGGTGGGAAGCCCCCTGCTGGACGCGGGGGTCGGGCTGGGCATCAACAGCTTCCTGCTCTGGTCGGTGGGCATCTTCGGTCACGTGGACATCGCGTCGCGGCGGAGCCGCGCCTTCAAGGTCGGTGTGGCCACCACGGCCGGGGTCCTGGCCGTCCTGATGTCCCTCGCGTTCCAGCGCGCGGATCTGGGTCCTTCCTTCGATGTGCAGCGCGGGCTGTCCACCCTGGCCCCCGTCCCCCCTTCCCTCACCCGGACCACCTCCGTGGAGGCCTTCTTCGCCGACCTGGAGGACCTGCAGGCCGGGGTGGAGGAAGAGGCGGAGGAGGCTCGGCGTGAGCGGGAGGACGACGCCTCCGAGGACGCGGGAGCCGAGGGCGCGGCCGGCACCCGTGCGTCTGGACCCGCGGGGCCGTAG
- a CDS encoding PAS domain S-box protein, with amino-acid sequence MKSPLVEAGEPGSHAMSRADPCGEPRPLRRARLLDRLLAILVPLGLACAAVQWWSRPAARVHFLVVLAAAAVAGVSWILNRMNCYREAGVLASLVPTLAVLLSLVITPSEFIAFAYPTVGVLLAALLLSVRAAVTLTAVNAGMLLLVPLIQPAISYPNIAAALGFNVFVAVLVVAGMRNLEQEEEDRRSALRASEERWRSLITGHPNPTIITESGRCVFANAAFLELLGAASFQLLEGRDLGEFAHPDAATALAQHLGDAHRGAKGVPLAFRLLRGDGTQRRVEASSMSIAHGGTPAVLTVLHDVTDRWLDRQRLEESEARYRSLVEHAPEAIAVLDGVDGRWLDWNRNAERLFGRPPESLRATTAAALSLPVQPSGAEAATQWAACVRQTLDQEACDLEWWFQGPDGAIPCEVRLVRIPGSDPPSLRASITDITERKRLEAERRQAETKLRTLIEQSTDLISVLDADRRIVFESPSIARILGYSVDELLGRDVLDVIHPDDAELVLRSIAVGAYNPGVPRSVEIRLRHKDGSWRTVEAVGQVLAENVDGWHLVVHSRDITDRQRLEAELLRISNREQRRLGRDLHDGMGQVLVGARLYAAGVERSLRRKGAEEADGVHEIGRMLDEAHELARALARGLNPVSLEGGGLISALEDLTKGVTRLHGIECPFRVEDALSIGDLDGAAHLYRIAQEALTNATLHAQATRITVSLRRNGEDTLVLTVRDNGTGIVSNGARAHGMGVPIMRKRASMLGGTLEIRSDRSGTEVCCSFPAGPFRAPLAAHAGGLPS; translated from the coding sequence ATGAAATCCCCCCTCGTCGAGGCCGGGGAACCGGGCTCGCACGCCATGTCGCGCGCCGATCCATGCGGCGAACCCCGCCCATTGCGCCGCGCCCGGCTGCTGGACCGCCTGCTCGCGATCCTCGTTCCCCTGGGTCTCGCCTGCGCTGCCGTGCAGTGGTGGTCGCGCCCCGCGGCCCGCGTGCACTTCCTGGTGGTGCTGGCCGCCGCCGCGGTCGCGGGGGTTTCCTGGATCCTCAACCGGATGAACTGCTACCGGGAAGCGGGGGTGCTCGCGTCGCTGGTCCCCACCCTCGCTGTGCTGCTGTCGCTGGTGATCACGCCGTCGGAGTTCATCGCGTTCGCATATCCGACCGTGGGCGTGCTGCTGGCCGCGCTGCTCCTGTCGGTCCGCGCAGCGGTGACGCTTACCGCCGTCAACGCGGGCATGCTTCTGCTGGTCCCGCTGATCCAACCCGCGATCAGCTATCCCAACATCGCCGCGGCGCTCGGCTTCAACGTGTTCGTGGCCGTCCTGGTGGTCGCGGGGATGCGCAACCTCGAGCAGGAGGAGGAGGACCGACGGTCGGCGCTCAGGGCGAGCGAAGAGCGCTGGCGCTCCCTGATCACGGGGCACCCGAATCCGACCATCATCACCGAATCGGGTCGGTGTGTGTTCGCGAATGCCGCCTTCCTGGAGTTGCTCGGCGCTGCGTCGTTCCAGCTGCTGGAGGGGCGCGACCTCGGCGAGTTCGCGCATCCGGACGCCGCGACCGCGCTGGCGCAGCACCTGGGCGACGCGCATCGGGGCGCGAAAGGGGTACCGCTGGCGTTCCGCCTTCTGCGCGGCGACGGCACCCAGCGGCGCGTGGAGGCGTCGTCCATGTCCATCGCCCACGGTGGGACGCCGGCGGTGCTCACCGTCCTGCACGACGTCACCGACCGCTGGTTGGACCGCCAGCGTCTCGAGGAGTCCGAAGCCCGCTATCGGTCCCTCGTGGAGCACGCTCCGGAGGCCATCGCGGTGCTGGACGGCGTCGACGGCCGCTGGTTGGACTGGAACCGGAATGCGGAGCGCCTCTTCGGTCGTCCGCCGGAGTCGCTGCGCGCCACCACCGCCGCCGCCCTCAGCCTCCCCGTCCAACCCTCGGGGGCCGAGGCCGCCACGCAGTGGGCCGCCTGTGTGCGTCAAACCCTGGACCAGGAGGCGTGCGACCTGGAGTGGTGGTTCCAGGGCCCCGATGGCGCCATCCCCTGCGAGGTGCGACTGGTGCGGATCCCGGGCAGCGATCCACCGTCGCTCCGGGCCAGCATCACCGACATCACCGAGCGCAAGCGCCTCGAGGCGGAGCGGCGGCAGGCAGAGACCAAGCTGCGCACACTGATCGAGCAATCGACGGACCTCATCAGCGTGCTGGACGCCGATCGACGCATCGTCTTCGAGAGCCCTTCGATCGCCAGGATCCTCGGGTATTCCGTGGACGAGCTGCTGGGGCGGGACGTGCTGGACGTCATCCATCCGGACGACGCCGAGCTGGTGCTGCGCTCCATCGCCGTCGGAGCCTACAACCCGGGCGTGCCGCGCTCCGTCGAGATCCGGCTCCGACACAAGGACGGATCCTGGCGCACCGTCGAAGCCGTGGGGCAGGTGCTCGCCGAGAACGTGGACGGGTGGCACCTCGTGGTCCACTCCCGGGACATCACGGATCGGCAGCGGCTGGAGGCGGAGCTGCTGCGCATCAGCAACCGGGAGCAGCGGCGCCTGGGTCGTGATCTCCACGACGGTATGGGCCAGGTGCTGGTGGGGGCGCGCCTCTACGCAGCGGGCGTGGAGCGCAGCCTTCGCCGGAAGGGGGCGGAGGAGGCGGACGGAGTGCACGAGATCGGTCGCATGCTCGACGAGGCCCACGAGCTGGCGCGGGCGCTGGCCCGGGGCCTCAACCCGGTGAGCCTGGAAGGAGGCGGCCTGATCTCCGCACTGGAGGACCTCACCAAGGGCGTCACCCGGCTGCACGGGATCGAATGCCCGTTCCGGGTGGAGGATGCGCTCTCGATCGGGGACCTCGACGGTGCCGCCCATCTCTACCGGATCGCCCAGGAGGCGCTCACGAACGCCACGCTACACGCACAAGCTACGCGAATTACGGTCTCGCTCCGGCGCAACGGGGAGGACACCCTCGTCCTGACCGTCCGCGACAACGGCACGGGCATCGTATCCAACGGCGCGCGCGCGCACGGGATGGGCGTTCCGATCATGCGCAAGCGGGCCAGCATGCTGGGCGGGACGCTGGAGATCCGCTCGGATCGGAGCGGCACCGAGGTCTGCTGCTCCTTCCCTGCCGGACCCTTCCGCGCACCGCTCGCAGCCCACGCGGGAGGCCTGCCGTCATGA
- a CDS encoding response regulator transcription factor encodes MSADSVRVVLVDDHVLVRSGLRVLLNQMAGIAVVGEASDGREAVERVQELKPDLVILDIQMPELNGLDALEQLRRAHPDVRLVVLSMYSNPETVQAALSRGADGYVVKAAAQEELEFAVRAALRGDIYLSPAVTRSALETERTSVGGTEQLTMRQREILQLVVEGNSTKGIARKLGLSIKTVEAHRSQLMSRLGIKNVPGLVRYAMRAGIIPGEE; translated from the coding sequence ATGAGCGCCGACTCCGTGCGCGTGGTCCTGGTGGACGATCATGTGCTGGTACGATCCGGGCTACGCGTGCTGTTGAACCAGATGGCCGGCATCGCGGTGGTGGGTGAGGCCAGCGATGGACGCGAGGCCGTGGAGCGCGTCCAGGAGCTGAAGCCCGACCTCGTGATCCTCGACATCCAGATGCCGGAGCTCAACGGCCTGGATGCGCTCGAGCAGCTCCGCCGGGCCCATCCCGACGTCCGGCTGGTCGTCCTATCCATGTACTCCAATCCGGAGACCGTGCAGGCCGCACTGTCGCGCGGCGCCGATGGCTATGTGGTCAAGGCGGCGGCGCAGGAGGAGCTGGAGTTCGCGGTGCGCGCGGCGCTGCGCGGCGACATCTACCTGAGTCCGGCCGTCACCCGCAGCGCCCTGGAGACGGAGCGCACCAGCGTCGGCGGCACCGAGCAGCTCACCATGCGCCAGCGCGAGATCCTGCAACTGGTGGTGGAGGGGAACTCCACGAAGGGGATCGCGCGCAAGCTGGGGTTGAGCATCAAGACGGTGGAAGCGCATCGTAGCCAGTTGATGTCCCGGCTCGGCATCAAGAACGTCCCGGGGCTGGTACGGTACGCGATGCGCGCGGGGATCATCCCGGGCGAGGAGTAG
- a CDS encoding HD domain-containing protein, which yields MLSDPTLQHATESPPLPDARDPRPATSPPRDAPIGPTTELERSLLALLARVAEFRIDPGGTHAVRVGHLAADLALALEMDEAFCEMIRWAAPLHDLGTVGVPDHVLTHAPPLSGPDANVMKLHTSVIEVLLGREEGPALVEMIRRVAVGHHERWDGRGYPEGLRGASIPIEARIVAVADTYQSLTHRMPRADAMKEIMAEAGAAFDPQVVGALVRVAARAAA from the coding sequence ATGTTGAGCGACCCTACCCTGCAGCACGCAACGGAGTCTCCGCCCCTGCCGGACGCTCGCGACCCCCGGCCCGCGACCTCGCCCCCCCGTGACGCACCCATCGGCCCGACCACGGAGCTCGAACGGAGCCTGCTCGCCCTGCTCGCGCGGGTCGCCGAGTTCCGGATCGACCCGGGCGGAACGCATGCGGTCCGGGTCGGGCATCTGGCCGCCGACCTGGCGCTCGCGCTGGAGATGGATGAGGCCTTCTGCGAGATGATCCGGTGGGCGGCTCCTCTGCACGACCTGGGCACGGTGGGTGTGCCCGACCACGTGCTCACCCACGCCCCCCCGCTCTCCGGCCCCGACGCGAACGTGATGAAGCTGCACACGTCCGTGATCGAAGTGCTGCTCGGTCGGGAGGAGGGACCCGCGCTCGTGGAGATGATCCGACGCGTCGCCGTGGGCCATCATGAGCGGTGGGATGGACGCGGCTACCCGGAGGGCCTGCGGGGCGCGTCCATCCCCATCGAGGCACGCATCGTGGCGGTGGCCGACACCTATCAGTCGCTCACGCACCGGATGCCGCGCGCCGATGCCATGAAGGAGATCATGGCGGAAGCCGGCGCCGCCTTCGACCCACAGGTCGTGGGCGCGCTGGTGCGGGTGGCGGCCCGCGCCGCGGCCTGA
- a CDS encoding DUF5694 domain-containing protein: MLRPLFIAVCTAALLVPPAPQVPPQPQILILGTFHMANPGRDVHNMEADDVLSQKRQAEMAELLDVLERFGPTKVAVESAVGSRTVGERYRAYRAGDYTLTRNETDQIGLRLAAALDLDTVYPVDVDGEFPFYRVQNWAVANERQEAFDSLQAETGAAVARQGEYLRTHTLLETLARMNSDSAAAAGVASYYGFVPFGQPYEYAGPDLLARWFERNVRIYHNIRALVDSPDDRILVLYGAGHLGWLRQNVRDDPAVDLRTLGDLMGV; this comes from the coding sequence ATGCTTCGCCCGCTGTTCATCGCCGTCTGCACCGCCGCGCTCCTCGTGCCACCGGCTCCACAGGTTCCGCCGCAGCCGCAGATCCTGATCCTGGGCACGTTCCACATGGCCAACCCCGGCCGGGACGTGCACAACATGGAGGCGGACGACGTCCTGTCGCAGAAGCGGCAGGCCGAGATGGCGGAGCTCCTCGACGTGCTGGAGCGCTTCGGCCCCACCAAGGTGGCGGTGGAGTCCGCCGTGGGCAGTCGCACGGTGGGCGAGCGCTACCGCGCCTACCGGGCGGGCGACTACACCCTCACGCGCAACGAGACCGACCAGATCGGTCTGCGCCTGGCCGCCGCGCTGGACCTCGACACGGTCTATCCGGTGGACGTGGACGGGGAATTCCCGTTCTATCGCGTGCAGAACTGGGCCGTCGCCAACGAGCGGCAGGAGGCGTTCGACTCGCTGCAGGCCGAGACGGGCGCGGCGGTGGCCCGGCAAGGGGAGTACCTGCGGACGCATACGCTGCTGGAGACGCTCGCCCGGATGAACTCGGATTCGGCAGCCGCGGCGGGCGTCGCCAGCTACTACGGGTTCGTACCGTTCGGTCAGCCCTACGAGTACGCGGGACCGGACCTGCTCGCACGCTGGTTCGAGCGCAACGTCCGGATCTACCACAACATCCGCGCGCTCGTGGACTCCCCGGACGACCGCATCCTGGTGCTCTACGGCGCGGGCCACCTGGGCTGGTTGCGCCAGAATGTGCGGGACGATCCCGCCGTGGATCTGCGAACGCTGGGAGACCTGATGGGGGTGTAG
- a CDS encoding DUF1569 domain-containing protein, producing MPVHNVFDAEERDALIARIDTLQAETRPRWGKMNAGQMLAHNSLIFEGALNDTYPTMNPVLRWVVSRLIRGAVIGDRPYIKNSRTVPAWVVADPRDFEKEKDRLLGNIARVHELGPSHFEGKHNPTFGRLTAAEWNRVFIKHLDYHLDQFGV from the coding sequence ATGCCCGTCCACAACGTCTTCGACGCCGAGGAGCGCGATGCGCTCATCGCCCGGATCGACACGCTGCAGGCGGAGACGCGCCCGCGCTGGGGCAAGATGAACGCGGGCCAGATGCTGGCGCACAACTCGCTGATCTTCGAAGGCGCGCTGAACGACACCTACCCGACCATGAACCCGGTGCTGCGTTGGGTGGTGAGCCGGTTGATCCGCGGCGCCGTGATCGGCGATCGGCCCTACATCAAGAACTCCCGCACGGTGCCGGCCTGGGTGGTCGCGGACCCCCGCGACTTCGAGAAGGAGAAGGACCGGCTCCTCGGCAACATCGCCCGGGTGCACGAGCTCGGACCGAGCCATTTCGAGGGGAAGCACAACCCGACGTTCGGCCGCCTGACCGCGGCGGAGTGGAACCGCGTCTTCATCAAGCACCTCGACTACCACCTGGATCAGTTCGGCGTGTGA